A genomic segment from Idiomarina piscisalsi encodes:
- a CDS encoding tyrosine recombinase XerC, with amino-acid sequence MTLLEWQQKWLQQLRGERGLAELTLKNYDRLITADLSELEQQTITDPKQLRVPVIERLLVGWRRSGLGERSIALKLSAWRTFCQFLVESDALDDNPAASISAPKIPKRLPKNLDVDSISHLLDLPHDDEIAIRDAAMMELLYASGIRLAELVSLNRDDIDHRMMQLRVTGKGSKTRIVPFGRCAEKALKQWLKVRQAWLVDKPELALFISKRLQRISPRTVQQRLNHWGQQQGIVGDLHPHKLRHSFASHMLEASGDLRAVQEMLGHANLSTTQVYTHLDFQRLASVYDNAHPRARKK; translated from the coding sequence ATGACGCTGCTTGAGTGGCAACAAAAATGGTTACAACAGTTACGCGGCGAGCGTGGCCTCGCCGAATTAACGCTTAAAAATTACGACAGGCTCATAACCGCCGATCTTAGCGAGCTTGAGCAGCAGACAATTACGGATCCGAAGCAGTTGAGGGTGCCCGTCATTGAGCGCTTACTGGTTGGCTGGAGACGCTCGGGACTTGGTGAGCGCAGTATCGCGTTAAAGCTGTCTGCGTGGCGGACTTTCTGCCAGTTTTTAGTTGAGTCGGATGCGTTAGATGATAACCCTGCAGCGTCAATTTCTGCGCCTAAAATTCCTAAAAGGCTACCGAAAAACCTTGATGTCGATAGCATCTCCCATTTACTAGACTTGCCCCATGACGACGAAATCGCGATTCGCGATGCGGCTATGATGGAGTTGCTATACGCCAGCGGCATTCGGTTGGCTGAGTTGGTCAGTTTGAACCGGGATGATATCGACCATCGTATGATGCAGTTAAGAGTGACTGGTAAAGGCAGTAAAACACGCATAGTACCATTTGGCCGGTGTGCTGAAAAAGCGTTAAAGCAGTGGTTGAAAGTAAGACAGGCATGGCTTGTGGATAAGCCCGAGTTAGCGTTATTTATTAGTAAGCGGTTACAACGCATTAGCCCAAGAACGGTTCAGCAGCGGTTGAATCACTGGGGACAACAGCAAGGTATCGTCGGTGACTTACACCCGCACAAATTAAGACATTCGTTTGCATCGCATATGCTGGAAGCAAGCGGTGATTTACGCGCTGTGCAGGAAATGCTGGGGCACGCCAATTTATCCACAACGCAGGTTTATACGCACTTAGACTTTCAGCGACTGGCTAGCGTATACGACAATGCTCACCCCAGAGCTCGCAAAAAATAA
- a CDS encoding HAD-IA family hydrolase, with protein sequence MQFFRRWQPPKVISFDLDDTLYDNVPVMQTAERSVQQYIVDKFPETSQWDVSHWRQLRDKVSQSDPALASDMTQLRIRTLQQGLEQFGVANAMAHAHDIMNQFLLHRSNFEPPQESIELLQQLAERYELIALSNGNVDTRKIGLSDYFSLIVQPGNGVRGKPLPDMFLKAQQHFPAIKPEEFLHVGDHPYSDVLGAQRHGWQSVWLTSGLGRPQHLSILPTVKIDHLAQLTSLLLS encoded by the coding sequence ATGCAGTTTTTTCGTCGTTGGCAACCGCCTAAAGTCATTAGTTTCGACCTTGATGACACGCTTTACGACAATGTGCCGGTGATGCAGACCGCTGAGCGTTCTGTTCAGCAGTACATTGTTGACAAATTTCCTGAAACCTCGCAATGGGACGTGAGTCACTGGCGGCAATTAAGAGACAAAGTCAGTCAGAGTGATCCGGCGCTTGCCAGTGACATGACACAATTGCGTATTCGGACATTACAGCAGGGGTTAGAGCAGTTCGGTGTTGCGAATGCAATGGCGCATGCGCACGATATTATGAACCAGTTTTTGCTGCATCGAAGTAATTTTGAGCCACCGCAGGAAAGTATTGAGCTATTGCAACAATTAGCCGAGCGATATGAGCTTATTGCGTTGAGTAATGGCAATGTGGATACGCGAAAAATAGGCTTGTCCGACTATTTCAGTTTAATCGTGCAGCCGGGAAATGGCGTTCGAGGTAAGCCATTGCCAGACATGTTTTTAAAGGCACAGCAACACTTCCCGGCGATTAAGCCAGAGGAGTTTCTCCATGTGGGTGACCACCCCTATTCCGATGTGCTTGGTGCGCAGCGGCATGGCTGGCAGTCAGTATGGCTGACCTCTGGTTTGGGACGACCACAACATCTGTCGATATTACCGACCGTCAAAATTGACCACTTAGCCCAGCTTACGTCGTTGCTGCTTTCGTAA